One Azospirillum sp. TSA2s genomic region harbors:
- the dnaN gene encoding DNA polymerase III subunit beta: MNITIERAALLRSLGHVQSVVERRNTIPILSNVLLRAGDGELSLAATDMDLEIVETVPATVGRPGGTTAPAHTLFDIVRKLPDGSQVELDIGGDGTILTLRAGRSQFKLSCLPVEDFPQLSSGELKHNFSVAAADLRGLIDRTRFAISTEETRYYLNGIYLHAAKSKMGSLETPVLRAVATDGHRLARVEMPLPDGAEGIPGVIIPRKTVNEIRKLVDEAADRIELSLSDNKIRFGFDSVVVTSKLIDGTFPDYERVIPVGNDKVMEVDAKLFAAAVDRVATISTEKSRAVKLSLVRGALTLSATSPESGSATEELEVNYAESPLEIGFNSRYLLDITQQIEGEGAQFTLADAASPTIIRDVADSTALYVLMPMRV; encoded by the coding sequence ATGAACATCACCATCGAACGCGCCGCCCTTCTCCGTTCCCTGGGTCACGTGCAGAGTGTGGTCGAGCGGCGGAACACCATTCCGATCCTGTCCAACGTCCTGCTGCGCGCGGGCGACGGCGAACTGTCGCTGGCCGCCACCGACATGGATCTGGAGATCGTCGAGACCGTCCCGGCGACGGTCGGGCGCCCCGGCGGCACCACCGCCCCCGCCCACACCCTGTTCGACATCGTCCGCAAGCTGCCCGACGGCAGCCAGGTCGAGCTGGACATCGGCGGCGACGGCACCATCCTGACGCTGCGCGCCGGCCGCTCGCAGTTCAAGCTGTCCTGCCTGCCGGTGGAGGATTTCCCGCAGCTGTCCAGCGGCGAGCTGAAGCACAATTTCTCGGTCGCCGCCGCCGATCTGCGCGGGCTGATCGACCGCACCCGCTTCGCGATCTCCACCGAGGAGACGCGCTATTACCTGAACGGCATCTACCTGCACGCCGCCAAGAGCAAGATGGGCAGCCTGGAGACGCCGGTGCTGCGCGCCGTCGCCACCGACGGCCACCGGCTGGCCCGGGTCGAGATGCCGCTGCCGGACGGGGCGGAGGGCATCCCCGGCGTCATCATCCCGCGCAAGACCGTCAACGAGATCCGCAAGCTGGTGGACGAGGCCGCCGACCGCATCGAGCTGTCGCTGTCCGACAACAAGATCCGCTTCGGCTTCGACAGCGTCGTCGTCACCTCCAAGCTGATCGACGGCACCTTCCCCGACTATGAGCGGGTGATCCCGGTCGGCAACGACAAGGTGATGGAGGTGGACGCCAAGCTGTTCGCCGCTGCCGTCGACCGCGTCGCCACCATCTCCACCGAAAAGAGCCGGGCGGTGAAGCTGTCCCTGGTCCGCGGCGCGCTGACCCTGTCGGCCACCAGCCCGGAATCGGGCAGCGCCACCGAGGAGCTGGAGGTCAATTACGCCGAGTCCCCGCTGGAAATCGGCTTCAACTCTCGCTATCTGCTGGACATCACGCAGCAGATCGAGGGCGAGGGCGCCCAGTTCACGCTGGCCGACGCCGCGTCGCCGACCATCATCCGCGACGTTGCCGACTCCACCGCGCTCTATGTCCTGATGCCGATGCGTGTGTGA
- the recF gene encoding DNA replication/repair protein RecF, which produces MSGGPPVSAPTQALAPALAVRRMTLTRFRGYDSARLEPDRRPVALIGPNGAGKTNLLEAVSFLAPGRGIRGARLAEVERLGSPPGAGWAVAAMLDTPMGPVEIGTGREPHDGNRTSDRDRRLVRIDGHPAKGQTALADHVAMVWLTPQMDRLFLEGSSGRRRFLDRLVFGFDPAHAGRLSRYEHALRERARLLRDGRFDEGWLGALEDQMATTGIAVAAARREVVQRLRAACARSVGPFPGADLAVAGTVERWLDEGPALAAEDALRDSLRIGRRADADGGGALAGPHKSDLAVRHAPKDMPAALCSTGEQKALLIAIVLANARLLAAERGAAPILLLDEVAAHLDPERRAALFGEILALGAQAWMTGTDEGVFDPLGEDARRFRIEDAHIRPG; this is translated from the coding sequence ATGAGCGGCGGCCCCCCGGTGTCCGCCCCAACCCAGGCTTTGGCCCCCGCTTTGGCGGTGCGGCGGATGACGCTGACGCGCTTCCGTGGCTATGACTCCGCGCGGCTGGAGCCCGACCGCCGGCCCGTCGCCCTGATCGGCCCGAACGGGGCCGGCAAGACCAACCTTTTGGAAGCCGTCAGCTTCCTCGCCCCCGGCCGCGGCATCCGCGGCGCCCGACTGGCCGAGGTGGAGCGGCTGGGATCGCCCCCCGGCGCCGGCTGGGCGGTGGCGGCCATGCTCGACACCCCGATGGGTCCGGTGGAGATCGGCACCGGCCGCGAACCCCATGACGGCAACCGCACCTCCGACCGCGACCGCCGGCTGGTCCGCATCGACGGCCATCCGGCCAAGGGCCAGACGGCGCTGGCCGATCATGTCGCCATGGTCTGGCTGACCCCGCAGATGGACCGCCTGTTCCTTGAAGGGTCGAGCGGACGGCGGCGCTTCCTCGACCGGCTGGTCTTCGGCTTCGATCCCGCCCATGCCGGGCGGCTGTCCCGTTATGAACATGCGCTGCGCGAACGCGCCCGGCTGCTGCGCGACGGCCGCTTCGACGAGGGCTGGCTCGGCGCGCTTGAGGACCAGATGGCGACCACCGGCATCGCCGTCGCCGCGGCGCGGCGGGAGGTGGTGCAGCGGCTCCGTGCCGCCTGCGCCCGCTCGGTCGGTCCCTTTCCCGGCGCCGACCTTGCCGTCGCCGGCACGGTGGAACGCTGGCTGGACGAAGGTCCGGCGCTGGCAGCGGAGGATGCGCTGCGCGACAGTCTGCGCATCGGCCGCCGCGCCGATGCCGATGGCGGCGGCGCGTTGGCGGGACCGCACAAGAGCGACCTCGCCGTCCGCCACGCGCCCAAGGACATGCCGGCGGCGCTGTGTTCCACCGGCGAGCAGAAGGCCCTGCTGATCGCCATCGTGCTGGCCAACGCCCGGCTGCTGGCGGCCGAACGCGGGGCGGCACCCATCCTTCTGCTGGACGAAGTGGCCGCCCATCTCGACCCCGAACGGCGCGCCGCGCTGTTCGGCGAAATCCTGGCATTGGGCGCCCAGGCCTGGATGACCGGCACCGACGAGGGGGTTTTCGACCCGCTTGGCGAGGATGCCCGCCGGTTCCGCATCGAAGACGCCCACATCCGCCCCGGATAG